The Neovison vison isolate M4711 chromosome 13, ASM_NN_V1, whole genome shotgun sequence genome includes a region encoding these proteins:
- the FOS gene encoding proto-oncogene c-Fos, whose translation MMFSGFNADYEASSSRCSSASPAGDNLSYYHSPADSFSSMGSPVNAQDFCTDLAVSSANFIPTVTAISTSPDLQWLVQPTLVSSVAPSQTRAPHPYGVPTPSAGAYSRAGVVKTMTGGRAQSIGRRGKVEQLSPEEEEKRRIRRERNKMAAAKCRNRRRELTDTLQAETDQLEDEKSALQTEIANLLKEKEKLEFILAAHRPACKIPDDLGFPEEMSVASLDLSGGLPEAATPESDEAFTLPLLNDPEPKPSVEPVKSISSVELKAEPFDDFLFPASSRPSGSETTARSVPDMDLSGSFYAADWEPLHGGSLGMGPMATELEPLCTPVVTCTPSCTTYTSSFVFTYPEADSFPSCAAAHRKGSSSNEPSSDSLSSPTLLAL comes from the exons ATGATGTTCTCTGGCTTCAACGCCGACTACGAGGCGTCCTCCTCCCGCTGCAGCAGCGCCTCCCCGGCCGGGGACAACCTCTCCTACTACCACTCACCGGCCGACTCCTTCTCCAGCATGGGCTCGCCCGTCAATGCGCAG GACTTCTGCACGGATCTGGCGGTCTCCAGTGCCAACTTTATCCCGACGGTGACTGCCATCTCCACCAGCCCGGACCTGCAGTGGCTGGTGCAGCCCACCCTGGTCTCCTCCGTGGCCCCATCCCAGACCAGAGCCCCCCATCCCTATGGAGTCCCGACCCCCTCTGCTGGGGCTTACTCCAGGGCTGGAGTCGTGAAGACCATGACGGGAGGCAGAGCTCAGAGCATCGGCAGGAGGGGCAAGGTGGAACAG ttgtccccagaagaagaagagaaaaggagaatccGAAGGGAAAGGAATAAGATGGCCGCAGCCAAGTGCCGGAACCGGAGGAGGGAACTGACGGACACACTCCAAGCG GAAACAGACCAACTGGAAGATGAGAAGTCTGCTTTGCAGACCGAGATTGCCAACCtgctgaaggagaaggagaagctagAGTTCATCCTGGCAGCTCACCGACCTGCCTGCAAGATCCCCGATGACCTGGGCTTCCCGGAAGAGATGTCTGTGGCTTCCCTCGATCTGAGCGGGGGCCTGCCCGAAGCTGCCACCCCCGAGTCGGATGAGGCCTTCACCCTGCCCCTCCTCAATGATCCCGAGCCAAAGCCCTCCGTTGAGCCAGTCAAGAGCATCAGTAGCGTGGAGCTCAAGGCCGAGCCCTTTGATGACTTCCTGTTCCCAGCATCGTCCAGGCCCAGTGGCTCTGAGACCACCGCCCGCTCCGTGCCAGACATGGACCTGTCTGGTTCCTTCTATGCAGCAGACTGGGAGCCCCTGCACGGTGGCTCCCTGGGGATGGGGCCCATGGCCACAGAGCTGGAGCCCCTGTGCACCCCCGTGGTCACCTGTACTCCCAGCTGCACTACCTACACGTCTTCCTTCGTCTTCACCTACCCCGAGGCTGACTCCTTCCCCAGCTGTGCGGCTGCTCACCGCAAGGGCAGCAGCAGCAACGAACCCTCCTCTGACTCGCTCAGCTCACCCACACTGCTGGCCCTGTGA